A region from the Agarivorans sp. Alg241-V36 genome encodes:
- a CDS encoding carbohydrate kinase family protein, protein MANILVAGLVNIETTLKIEGFPQHYYPVTYPFDGIQSSVSGVAYNVAKALATLGDEVDLCTLLAPDMAGDQVQQALAKIPRINACLDMSMQSTPQSVILYDPQGQRQIHVDLKDIQQRSYSSPQLSQRLSKADAVVMCNINFARPMLEQAKQAGKLIATDVHTLGDIEDEYNQQFLAAADVLFLSDEQVEGDYHQFIWQLVERYHNSVIVMGLGSNGALLFTQQSGHIQHFPAINTRTIVNTIGAGDALFSCFLHYYVASKNAEQALQRAITFASYKIGEAGAACGFLNHQQLEDLLGN, encoded by the coding sequence ATGGCAAATATTCTGGTCGCGGGTTTAGTGAATATAGAAACCACACTTAAAATAGAAGGTTTTCCCCAGCACTATTACCCGGTTACTTATCCCTTTGACGGTATTCAGAGCAGTGTCTCCGGGGTGGCATACAATGTGGCTAAAGCCCTAGCAACCTTGGGCGATGAAGTAGACTTATGCACCCTGTTAGCGCCTGATATGGCCGGGGATCAAGTACAGCAAGCACTAGCAAAAATACCGCGAATAAATGCTTGTTTAGATATGAGCATGCAAAGTACCCCGCAGTCAGTGATTTTGTATGATCCTCAAGGACAGCGGCAAATTCATGTTGATCTTAAAGATATCCAGCAGCGCAGTTATTCCTCTCCGCAACTAAGCCAGCGCTTATCAAAGGCTGATGCAGTAGTAATGTGTAACATTAATTTTGCGCGACCGATGTTGGAGCAAGCCAAGCAAGCAGGAAAGTTGATTGCCACAGATGTACACACGCTTGGAGATATTGAGGATGAGTACAACCAACAGTTTCTAGCTGCCGCCGATGTATTGTTTCTCAGTGATGAGCAGGTAGAGGGCGATTATCACCAGTTCATCTGGCAGCTGGTCGAACGCTATCACAACTCAGTGATTGTTATGGGTTTAGGCAGCAATGGTGCTTTGTTGTTTACCCAGCAGTCTGGGCATATTCAGCATTTTCCAGCCATAAACACACGTACCATTGTGAATACCATTGGAGCGGGAGACGCCTTGTTTTCATGCTTTCTACATTACTATGTAGCTAGCAAAAATGCTGAGCAAGCGCTGCAGCGGGCAATAACTTTTGCCTCTTACAAAATAGGTGAAGCAGGTGCTGCTTGCGGTTTTTTGAACCATCAGCAGCTAGAGGACTTGCTTGGCAACTAA
- a CDS encoding DUF523 and DUF1722 domain-containing protein: MNKFSSDKISVGISSCLLGEEVRYDGGHKQSRFCRIELAKYFDFEPTCPEMAIGMGTPRKTIRLVEQDDIISLQASDGSFDVTEKMQEYAKRRLPQLAHHSGYVVCAKSPSCGMERVSVYSPAKNNATKDGVGTFTAELIKAYPLLPIEEDGRLNDPILRENFVNRVFAYHQWKTLEHEGFTVAKVQDFHAKYKYLLMAHHPAKYRELGPLLANIKGNDDSEGFASYIEGFMGILKHNCSRKNHCNVLQHLQGYFKREITAQQREELAERIHEYREGLLPLLVPISLIQHYLREHPNHYVAKQAYLAPHPNELKLRYSL, from the coding sequence ATGAATAAATTTTCTAGTGACAAAATTTCTGTAGGGATTAGTAGCTGCTTATTAGGCGAAGAAGTACGTTACGATGGCGGCCACAAGCAATCACGCTTTTGCCGCATAGAGTTAGCCAAATATTTCGACTTTGAACCCACCTGTCCCGAAATGGCGATTGGCATGGGCACCCCTAGAAAAACCATTCGATTAGTTGAGCAAGACGACATTATTAGCTTACAAGCTAGTGATGGCAGCTTTGATGTGACCGAAAAAATGCAAGAATACGCAAAGCGTCGCTTACCTCAACTCGCTCACCACAGTGGTTACGTAGTGTGTGCCAAATCGCCCAGCTGTGGCATGGAAAGAGTCAGCGTATATTCACCAGCTAAAAACAATGCTACCAAAGATGGCGTTGGCACCTTTACCGCAGAGTTAATTAAGGCTTATCCCTTACTGCCTATTGAGGAAGATGGCCGTCTCAACGACCCAATTCTGCGCGAGAACTTCGTCAATCGTGTATTTGCTTACCACCAATGGAAAACCCTTGAGCATGAAGGCTTTACCGTAGCAAAAGTGCAAGACTTTCACGCCAAATATAAATACTTATTAATGGCGCATCACCCAGCCAAATATCGCGAGCTTGGACCTCTTTTAGCCAACATTAAAGGCAATGATGATAGCGAAGGTTTTGCTAGCTATATCGAAGGCTTTATGGGAATTTTGAAACACAACTGCAGCCGCAAAAACCACTGTAATGTATTGCAGCACTTGCAGGGCTATTTCAAACGCGAAATTACCGCTCAACAGCGAGAAGAGTTAGCCGAACGAATTCATGAATACCGTGAGGGTTTATTACCTTTATTGGTGCCTATTAGCCTTATTCAGCATTATTTACGTGAGCACCCTAATCATTACGTTGCTAAACAAGCCTACTTGGCCCCTCACCCCAACGAGCTTAAACTTCGCTATAGCTTGTAG
- a CDS encoding S1/P1 nuclease, which yields MKGHQLIAYLAQQQLEPQSQQRIEQILDGKSMVVLVIWADYARKQDAWKHTGPWHYINIPKGQSLEQSQRNPKGDVLSQLEYFEQQLKQAHLSKLERQQALKFYIHFVGDIHQPLHVGYAKDRGGNKVTVNWYGKTTNLHRVWDSQLLDNNKRSLGEYAQHLQVSYPSNDQLHSYQEWLNQSRALLPAVYQLADKNLSDDYATQHRPTLELQIVRAGQRLAKKLNQIFSSNP from the coding sequence ATGAAAGGGCATCAACTGATTGCTTATTTAGCTCAGCAGCAGCTCGAGCCGCAAAGCCAACAACGTATAGAGCAAATACTTGATGGAAAAAGCATGGTGGTACTTGTAATATGGGCAGATTATGCGAGAAAACAAGATGCTTGGAAGCACACCGGCCCCTGGCACTACATTAACATTCCTAAAGGACAGTCGCTTGAGCAAAGCCAGCGAAATCCTAAAGGAGATGTACTTAGCCAACTGGAGTATTTTGAGCAGCAACTCAAGCAAGCACACCTCAGCAAGTTAGAACGCCAACAAGCCCTAAAATTTTATATTCATTTTGTCGGTGATATTCATCAACCCTTGCATGTGGGTTATGCCAAAGATCGTGGCGGAAATAAAGTCACAGTAAACTGGTACGGTAAAACGACCAACCTACACCGCGTGTGGGATAGCCAATTACTTGATAACAATAAGCGATCTTTAGGTGAATATGCCCAGCACCTTCAAGTAAGCTACCCCAGCAACGACCAATTACATTCCTACCAAGAATGGTTAAATCAAAGCCGTGCGCTATTGCCTGCGGTTTATCAACTTGCCGATAAAAACTTATCTGATGACTACGCGACTCAACATCGCCCCACTCTAGAGTTACAAATAGTTCGCGCCGGCCAGCGCTTGGCTAAAAAGTTAAATCAAATATTTAGTAGCAATCCTTAA
- a CDS encoding peroxiredoxin: protein MIEVGQTIPDAPLSELNQQGMQNHTSHQLFAGKKVVLFAVPGAFTPTCSEAHLPGYVVLADDIKAKGVDLIACVSVNDAFVMQAWGETQNAEHIQMLADGDASFTKALGLDMDTASFGGVRSQRYAMIIDNLKVTHLNVEPPKSFEVSKAEHILSQL from the coding sequence ATGATAGAAGTAGGACAAACAATTCCAGATGCTCCGCTGTCTGAGCTAAATCAACAAGGGATGCAAAACCATACTAGCCACCAGCTGTTTGCTGGCAAAAAAGTGGTGCTATTTGCGGTGCCTGGTGCATTTACCCCTACTTGCTCCGAAGCTCACCTGCCGGGTTATGTGGTGCTAGCAGACGACATTAAAGCCAAAGGTGTTGATTTGATCGCATGTGTTTCGGTAAACGATGCTTTTGTGATGCAAGCGTGGGGCGAAACCCAAAATGCTGAGCATATCCAAATGCTAGCCGACGGAGATGCAAGCTTTACCAAAGCGCTAGGTTTGGATATGGATACCGCCAGTTTTGGAGGAGTTCGCTCACAACGCTACGCCATGATTATTGACAACTTAAAGGTGACTCACTTAAATGTAGAACCGCCAAAATCCTTTGAAGTGAGCAAGGCTGAACACATTCTGAGTCAGCTATAA
- the lhgO gene encoding L-2-hydroxyglutarate oxidase — MSYDYSIIGGGIVGLASALELIKRKPSAKVVLLEKEASLAFHQTGHNSGVIHAGVYYQPGSLKAQFCKQGLLDTISFCQQYDIPYLQCGKLLVATNQQELSDMQALAVRCEQNGITVKPLNAKQLQEIEPNIVGLGALQVKDTGIVSYPQICQKLAELFQQAGGEILLSHQVTGLSEQADKILIDTQHGQISSQYLIACGGLMADRLCNMLKLDIDFQIVPYRGEYYQLQPRHNQLIKHLIYPIPNPDLPFLGVHLTKMIDGSVTVGPNAVQGWSREGYNKGSFNLADTKEMLGFKGFWKVAKQHFRSGLSETKDSMFKSGYLQRVRKYCPSLNIHDLRPYPAGIRAQAVLKDGSLVHDFLFANSPRSLHVCNAPSPAATSAFPISRYICDKVEQELEAKA, encoded by the coding sequence TTGAGCTACGATTACAGCATTATTGGTGGAGGCATCGTTGGCCTTGCCAGCGCTTTAGAACTGATTAAGCGTAAACCTAGCGCCAAGGTAGTGCTGCTAGAAAAAGAAGCCTCACTCGCCTTTCATCAAACAGGCCATAATAGCGGCGTAATTCATGCCGGTGTTTACTACCAGCCTGGCAGCCTTAAAGCCCAATTTTGTAAGCAGGGTTTATTAGACACCATTAGTTTTTGCCAACAGTACGACATTCCCTACCTACAATGCGGCAAGCTATTGGTGGCCACCAATCAACAAGAATTAAGTGATATGCAGGCGCTCGCCGTACGCTGTGAACAAAATGGGATTACGGTAAAACCGCTTAATGCGAAACAACTGCAAGAAATTGAACCTAACATCGTTGGCTTAGGCGCTTTGCAGGTAAAAGACACTGGCATTGTTAGTTACCCGCAAATTTGCCAAAAACTGGCCGAGTTATTTCAACAAGCAGGCGGCGAGATTTTGCTGTCTCACCAGGTGACAGGCTTGAGCGAACAAGCCGACAAAATATTGATCGATACTCAGCATGGTCAAATAAGTAGCCAATACCTTATTGCCTGTGGCGGGCTTATGGCAGATCGCCTATGCAACATGCTTAAGCTAGATATCGACTTTCAAATTGTTCCTTATCGTGGCGAATACTATCAATTACAACCTCGCCATAACCAACTGATTAAACACCTTATCTATCCCATTCCTAATCCTGATTTACCATTCTTGGGTGTTCACCTCACCAAGATGATTGATGGCAGCGTAACCGTTGGCCCCAATGCCGTGCAAGGCTGGTCGAGAGAGGGTTATAACAAGGGTTCCTTTAACCTTGCAGATACCAAAGAAATGCTCGGATTCAAGGGGTTCTGGAAGGTGGCTAAACAGCATTTTCGTAGCGGCCTTAGCGAAACAAAAGACTCCATGTTTAAATCTGGCTATTTGCAGCGGGTTAGAAAATATTGCCCTAGTTTAAATATTCATGACCTACGCCCTTATCCAGCCGGCATTCGTGCCCAAGCTGTGTTAAAAGATGGCAGCCTAGTGCACGATTTTTTATTCGCCAACAGTCCGCGTAGCTTACATGTGTGCAACGCTCCCTCGCCTGCGGCAACCTCTGCTTTTCCTATAAGTCGCTATATTTGCGACAAGGTAGAACAAGAGTTAGAGGCCAAAGCTTAG
- a CDS encoding sulfite exporter TauE/SafE family protein produces MDFTIYHGLLLLTVGLFAGVINTLAGGGSNLTLPALMVMGMPAEVANATNRVGIFLQCLTGVIGFKKHGKLDTEDVAPILWPTLVGGLVGAVAASYAPSWIIKYLLLGAMLAMAALMLIKPSVVAPAAGTSARKMKDTPSAKWSLALAGFYGGFVQAGVGFILIAALAGSLRYDLVRANALKLVCTIAFTSVALVVFIARDQVLWLPGLVLAVGYIVGAHYAVKFAIKAAANTLKWFLFVMTLVGCVAALWF; encoded by the coding sequence ATGGATTTCACAATTTATCATGGATTGTTATTACTCACAGTAGGATTATTTGCTGGAGTTATCAATACCTTGGCTGGAGGGGGATCGAATCTCACTCTTCCAGCGTTAATGGTAATGGGGATGCCTGCAGAAGTAGCCAATGCAACCAATCGAGTGGGAATATTTTTGCAGTGTTTAACCGGCGTGATTGGCTTTAAAAAGCACGGTAAGTTGGACACTGAAGATGTTGCGCCTATTTTGTGGCCAACCTTGGTGGGTGGTTTGGTAGGCGCTGTAGCAGCCTCTTACGCTCCTTCGTGGATCATTAAATATTTGTTACTTGGCGCGATGCTCGCGATGGCGGCATTAATGCTGATTAAACCCAGTGTTGTTGCCCCTGCTGCTGGAACCTCTGCCCGCAAAATGAAGGATACTCCTTCGGCAAAATGGAGTTTAGCCCTCGCTGGTTTTTATGGAGGATTTGTTCAAGCTGGTGTTGGCTTTATTTTGATTGCCGCTTTAGCGGGGAGTTTACGCTACGATTTAGTTAGGGCTAATGCGCTGAAATTAGTGTGTACCATAGCTTTTACTAGCGTGGCTTTAGTGGTGTTTATCGCTCGGGACCAAGTATTATGGCTGCCGGGTTTAGTATTGGCGGTGGGTTATATTGTTGGTGCGCATTACGCGGTTAAATTTGCCATAAAGGCTGCCGCCAACACGCTTAAGTGGTTTTTGTTTGTGATGACCTTGGTAGGCTGCGTAGCTGCATTGTGGTTTTAA
- a CDS encoding lipocalin family protein encodes MQKVLMIIAMLVLSACSSKPEGIEPVQNFNLDKYLGTWYEIARLDHSFERGMSHVTATYALRDDGKVSVLNKGFSEQDHQWFEAEGVAQFVSEPNIGHLKVSFFRPFYGAYVVFALDEKDYQYALVAGPNRDYLWLLARNPELSHAIRADLVHQAKELGFDTSELIFVEHHGDVIASKE; translated from the coding sequence ATGCAAAAAGTGTTAATGATCATTGCTATGTTAGTACTGAGTGCTTGTAGTTCTAAGCCTGAAGGTATTGAACCGGTTCAAAATTTTAATCTAGATAAGTACTTAGGCACATGGTACGAAATAGCGCGCTTGGATCATTCTTTTGAACGTGGCATGAGCCATGTTACTGCGACCTATGCCCTGCGTGATGACGGTAAAGTATCGGTTCTCAACAAAGGTTTTTCCGAGCAAGACCACCAATGGTTTGAAGCTGAAGGTGTGGCCCAGTTTGTTAGCGAGCCAAACATCGGGCACCTAAAAGTATCCTTTTTTAGGCCGTTTTATGGCGCCTATGTGGTGTTTGCCTTAGATGAAAAAGACTATCAATATGCTTTAGTTGCAGGACCAAACCGAGACTACTTGTGGCTGCTGGCTAGAAACCCAGAGCTATCGCATGCTATTCGTGCTGACCTAGTGCATCAAGCTAAAGAACTTGGTTTTGATACTAGCGAACTGATTTTTGTAGAGCACCACGGTGATGTGATAGCGTCAAAAGAGTGA
- a CDS encoding ferredoxin--NADP reductase — protein sequence MWTEGKVIQRMDWNDELFSLRIKADIAPFVAGQFIKLSEMRDDKRIARAYSLVNPPSTDYLEILAIKVEDGLLSPNLHLLQAGDTIEVSTAAAGFMVLDEVPPAKHLWLIGTGTGIGPFFSMLETDQAWERFDKVVLIYGVRKTKDIAYQELIDKYLSEQADKFVFQAMVTREDSAGALRSRIPAALETDQLENAVGLCLNAEDSQVIMCGNPQMITDAQSILENKGLKKNLRRKPGQVTVERYW from the coding sequence ATGTGGACTGAAGGTAAAGTAATTCAACGTATGGATTGGAATGACGAGCTGTTTTCCTTGCGCATAAAAGCAGACATTGCGCCTTTTGTTGCAGGGCAGTTTATTAAGTTGTCTGAAATGCGAGACGACAAACGCATTGCCCGCGCCTACTCACTGGTTAACCCGCCCAGCACTGACTATCTAGAAATACTGGCCATTAAGGTGGAAGATGGGCTGCTGTCACCCAACTTACACTTGCTACAAGCTGGCGACACCATTGAAGTTTCAACAGCGGCTGCAGGGTTTATGGTATTAGACGAAGTTCCTCCTGCTAAACACCTTTGGTTAATCGGCACGGGCACCGGCATTGGGCCTTTTTTCTCGATGCTGGAAACCGATCAAGCTTGGGAGCGTTTTGACAAAGTTGTACTGATTTACGGTGTGCGAAAAACGAAAGACATCGCTTACCAAGAACTGATTGATAAGTACTTAAGTGAGCAAGCGGATAAATTTGTCTTTCAAGCCATGGTAACCAGAGAAGATAGCGCTGGCGCATTGAGAAGTAGGATCCCAGCGGCACTGGAGACTGATCAGTTAGAGAATGCGGTAGGGCTTTGTCTTAACGCCGAAGACTCACAAGTGATCATGTGTGGTAATCCGCAAATGATCACTGATGCGCAAAGCATTCTCGAAAATAAAGGCTTAAAGAAAAACCTTAGACGAAAGCCTGGGCAAGTTACGGTAGAGCGTTACTGGTAG
- the xdp1 gene encoding exosortase-dependent surface protein XDP1 yields MFKQILLVASCAVSLSAFGSTQTWDFSTFTENGSGDGNTYSGNGLTLSGWSNTDSRDQYIESGELDYASGYGLTLQNRDEGGSAPDHAIDSYNNKDWKKDYDMVLLSFDEAVNLAGFSLGWAKESGNNEADVTVLAYSGNDTPTLAGSNWGDVASAWSTEAQIDDANAYAYQSISSSASSKYWLIGAYNPIFGNMGHSIGNDAFKLAGVKANSPQVPVTSVPEPGTVLMFAAGLFGIALRSRKRQA; encoded by the coding sequence GTGTTTAAACAAATTTTATTAGTAGCAAGTTGCGCTGTTTCGTTGTCTGCTTTTGGTTCTACGCAGACTTGGGACTTTAGCACCTTTACCGAAAACGGAAGCGGTGACGGTAATACTTATAGTGGCAACGGCCTTACGCTATCTGGTTGGTCTAATACGGATTCTCGTGACCAATATATTGAGTCTGGAGAGTTGGATTACGCTAGCGGTTATGGTTTGACATTACAGAATCGTGATGAAGGGGGAAGCGCTCCTGATCATGCTATCGACAGCTATAACAACAAAGACTGGAAAAAAGACTACGACATGGTTTTACTTAGCTTCGATGAAGCGGTAAACCTTGCTGGTTTTTCTTTAGGTTGGGCTAAAGAATCAGGTAATAATGAAGCTGATGTTACGGTGCTGGCTTACTCAGGTAACGATACGCCTACTTTAGCTGGTAGCAATTGGGGCGACGTTGCAAGTGCTTGGTCAACTGAAGCGCAAATTGATGACGCTAACGCTTACGCTTACCAGTCTATCAGCTCAAGCGCTTCTTCGAAGTACTGGTTAATCGGTGCTTATAACCCAATCTTTGGAAACATGGGCCACTCGATAGGTAACGATGCATTCAAATTAGCTGGCGTTAAAGCTAACAGCCCGCAAGTGCCAGTAACCAGCGTACCAGAGCCTGGTACAGTGCTAATGTTTGCAGCGGGCCTATTTGGTATCGCATTACGTAGCAGAAAGCGCCAAGCTTAA
- a CDS encoding tetratricopeptide repeat protein, with protein sequence MNKLLVALCLLCATNLSFADQQANEYELAVKAFHSGEENEAFIHLKNALKANPEHLSSKLLLAKVYFNANNLGSAEKQLEEALALGADINLVLPLLGNILMLQGKTNELLAFEERVNEFSKTTQFEWKLLRGRIYLQKSQPELARSEFEQATKLMPNKPSAMNTLATLYLRQKEYVLAEQWIERSLQIAKNNERTWLLKGDLAANQKNLTLALEHYQTAYQLDPQDPKILRSLVMTHLKLNQTEQAKRYLKQIQEQTPNDPTAILIGATLFAGEDNTEMAEQALADLSQKVSAAETDELTDANTLLFIQGASEFILENDEKAQQYLSQYLRQKPSDLGATRMLSKLYLRNNESYKLQLLLQDHFDYIIRDLALSVQLVYLYIDSGRLRAAHQAFEQIRAYHSDSNYMVILDAELARASDEPERALSLLKELPFTEENAPIKWLQLKGELALELNKFDQAKPVIESLIARNINNANAQNLIAAYYIKTEQAELALRYLDEVLASNPNNIGASFNKAVVLRAQGSAKDALQILEQLLAVNKQHTPSHLLAARIHLEQNSYPQATEQLDKVLLYDQDNRQARELKLDTYMQTAQWTKALAEVEKLNREYILNERYLSAYAEILIRLERYEDADYPLGLLDSLWKEQPNKLIGLARMQAQAKQLTNAKSSLLKSHQLAPDNMSTLVLLTKVELEQNDLEAAEKTVADLASKFGESSQLYLLQGDIQMHKSQKLQAQQQYSKAVELNAFNREAVVRLYQLAKQDIANDAFHQQMEGLVTTAAELAWHKRILADSYLHHKQLDKAQQHYEDLLTLPALKQDPGILNNLANIYSSQDLDKAYQTVAQVVEQGAKNAAILDTIGWIEVQRGNVDQGLVYLREAYTMNASDAAIRYHLAFALNKLGRKAEAKTEVEAALDLDQQFSEYEAAKSLLESLS encoded by the coding sequence ATGAACAAACTTTTGGTAGCTCTGTGTTTACTGTGTGCCACAAATCTTAGCTTTGCTGATCAGCAGGCTAATGAGTACGAACTTGCCGTTAAAGCTTTCCATAGTGGGGAAGAGAATGAAGCCTTCATCCATTTAAAAAATGCCCTAAAAGCTAACCCCGAACACCTCTCCTCAAAACTACTACTCGCAAAAGTATACTTTAACGCGAATAACTTAGGCTCTGCTGAAAAGCAGTTAGAAGAAGCCTTAGCTTTAGGTGCTGATATTAACTTGGTATTGCCACTTCTAGGTAATATTCTGATGTTGCAGGGTAAAACTAACGAATTGCTGGCCTTTGAAGAGCGAGTCAATGAGTTTTCAAAAACTACTCAGTTCGAATGGAAGTTATTGCGCGGTCGAATTTACTTACAGAAATCTCAGCCCGAATTAGCACGTAGTGAATTTGAGCAAGCTACCAAGCTTATGCCAAATAAACCTAGCGCTATGAATACCTTAGCCACTTTATATTTGAGACAAAAAGAGTACGTGCTTGCTGAACAATGGATTGAACGTTCCTTACAGATAGCTAAGAACAACGAGAGAACTTGGTTATTGAAAGGAGATTTGGCTGCAAACCAGAAAAACCTAACACTTGCCTTGGAGCATTATCAAACGGCTTATCAGCTAGACCCACAAGACCCCAAAATTTTGCGCAGCTTAGTGATGACTCACCTTAAGCTTAATCAAACAGAGCAAGCTAAGCGCTACTTGAAGCAAATCCAAGAACAAACACCCAATGATCCAACTGCGATATTAATTGGCGCTACCTTGTTTGCGGGTGAAGACAATACCGAAATGGCAGAACAGGCCTTAGCGGATTTATCCCAAAAGGTCTCTGCGGCAGAAACTGACGAGCTAACCGACGCAAATACCTTACTGTTCATTCAGGGCGCTTCGGAGTTTATTCTAGAAAACGATGAAAAAGCCCAACAGTACTTGAGCCAGTATTTGCGTCAAAAGCCAAGTGATCTCGGGGCTACCCGGATGCTTTCTAAACTGTATCTTCGCAACAATGAGTCCTACAAGCTGCAGCTACTTTTGCAAGATCATTTTGACTACATTATTCGTGACTTAGCTTTGTCGGTTCAATTGGTTTATTTGTACATCGATTCCGGCAGGTTACGTGCTGCCCATCAAGCTTTCGAGCAAATTCGAGCTTACCATAGCGACTCAAATTACATGGTGATTTTAGATGCAGAACTAGCAAGGGCAAGTGATGAGCCAGAACGGGCATTAAGTTTGTTAAAAGAGCTGCCTTTTACTGAGGAAAACGCACCAATAAAGTGGCTACAGTTGAAAGGTGAGCTGGCTTTAGAGCTGAACAAGTTTGACCAGGCTAAGCCGGTTATCGAAAGCTTAATCGCCCGGAATATAAACAACGCCAATGCGCAGAACTTGATTGCTGCCTATTACATTAAAACAGAACAGGCCGAGCTTGCGCTTCGTTACTTAGATGAAGTGTTGGCTAGCAATCCAAATAATATAGGTGCGAGCTTTAACAAAGCGGTGGTGCTAAGAGCCCAGGGTAGTGCTAAAGACGCACTACAAATCCTAGAGCAGTTACTAGCAGTGAATAAACAGCACACGCCTAGTCATCTATTGGCTGCCCGCATTCATCTTGAACAAAATAGCTATCCTCAAGCAACTGAGCAATTAGACAAAGTGTTGTTGTACGATCAAGACAACCGTCAGGCTCGTGAGCTAAAGCTTGATACTTATATGCAAACAGCTCAATGGACAAAAGCCCTAGCAGAAGTCGAGAAGCTAAATCGCGAATACATTCTAAATGAGCGTTACTTAAGTGCTTATGCTGAAATATTGATTCGACTAGAGCGTTATGAAGATGCTGACTATCCCTTAGGTTTATTAGACAGCCTTTGGAAAGAGCAGCCAAATAAGTTGATAGGCTTAGCCAGAATGCAGGCTCAAGCAAAACAGCTAACAAATGCCAAGAGTTCCCTATTAAAATCTCATCAGCTGGCCCCCGATAATATGTCTACTTTGGTCTTACTCACCAAAGTAGAGCTAGAACAAAATGACTTGGAAGCGGCTGAAAAAACGGTGGCAGATTTAGCCAGCAAATTTGGCGAAAGCAGCCAGTTGTATCTTTTGCAAGGCGATATTCAAATGCACAAAAGCCAGAAGCTACAAGCGCAGCAACAATACAGTAAAGCTGTAGAGCTGAATGCTTTCAATCGAGAAGCGGTGGTGCGTTTGTATCAACTGGCCAAACAAGACATTGCCAATGATGCTTTTCACCAACAAATGGAAGGTTTGGTCACAACTGCTGCTGAGCTGGCTTGGCATAAACGTATTCTGGCAGACAGCTATTTACACCATAAGCAGCTAGATAAAGCGCAACAACACTATGAAGATTTGTTGACCTTACCGGCATTAAAGCAAGATCCAGGGATATTAAATAACTTGGCGAATATCTACTCCAGCCAAGACTTAGATAAAGCTTATCAAACTGTTGCTCAGGTAGTGGAGCAAGGCGCCAAAAATGCCGCTATTTTAGACACCATTGGATGGATAGAAGTACAGCGCGGTAACGTAGATCAGGGCTTGGTTTATTTGCGAGAAGCCTACACAATGAATGCATCAGATGCGGCAATTCGTTATCACTTAGCATTTGCACTCAATAAGCTAGGACGCAAAGCCGAGGCGAAGACCGAAGTTGAAGCAGCCTTAGACTTAGACCAGCAGTTCTCTGAATACGAAGCTGCCAAATCTTTGTTAGAGAGCTTGAGCTAG